The following are encoded together in the Bacteroidales bacterium MB20-C3-3 genome:
- a CDS encoding redoxin domain-containing protein — translation MNIKATLLFLLLTISLGLFSQTRQISGADSLRQKVDSHISSFLSTIPIHPDSLSAASDRLIAAGESNNLSSYIAGRLFMIFKDSGIMGLESVSVYIAQKYFLSDTLTPPDGLNKSEILLFVEFNKHSLIGMDAPDLVMTTPSGIHKSLKESLGSKYTVLLFFDDQCTICKTELPELLKISKFADYEGLSVFAVFTHPDTSRLRNFIAGLPVNDIINWTFVSDPAYSTDFPRLYNVVKTPQIFLIDNSGKIRGRNLSSSSLDELLSKLYENDKEFSEQASRFAAAYIEAIDFEDSVSVKTSISSLFSNLSSASDKELYRSVFSYIYEELLYSQSEKRREASVIVAEDFIIPYPDFWINKEYPAIWVPSMVKRTKMNQVGSLFPEHTMLNTSGKRITLGKKCSKFTLIYFTDQHCATCKTYTEILKREYKNLRKKGVKIIAVNTMGTPASSNQYKILENIKWHVLSPLENDNGSIFQLYETESVPYTLLLDRKGRIVAKNFDFATLKNIIK, via the coding sequence ATGAACATTAAAGCAACCCTCTTATTTTTACTTCTTACAATATCACTTGGTCTTTTTTCACAAACCAGGCAGATTAGTGGTGCCGATTCCTTAAGACAAAAGGTTGACAGCCATATATCAAGCTTTCTGTCCACTATTCCGATTCATCCCGATTCTCTCAGTGCCGCATCAGACAGGCTGATAGCTGCTGGCGAAAGCAATAATCTTTCCTCATATATAGCCGGAAGACTATTTATGATTTTCAAAGATTCCGGGATAATGGGTCTTGAGAGTGTATCGGTATATATAGCACAGAAATATTTTCTTAGCGACACTCTTACCCCTCCTGATGGTTTAAATAAATCCGAGATTTTACTATTCGTTGAATTCAACAAGCATTCACTGATAGGGATGGATGCCCCTGATCTTGTTATGACAACCCCCTCAGGTATTCACAAATCCTTAAAAGAGAGTCTCGGTTCCAAATATACAGTATTGCTGTTTTTTGATGATCAGTGCACAATTTGCAAAACAGAGCTTCCGGAGCTGCTAAAGATTTCAAAATTCGCAGATTATGAGGGTTTATCTGTTTTTGCAGTTTTTACACATCCCGATACATCCAGACTTAGAAATTTTATAGCAGGATTGCCTGTTAATGACATAATAAACTGGACATTTGTATCAGATCCGGCTTACTCTACAGATTTTCCCAGGCTTTATAATGTTGTTAAAACACCTCAGATTTTTCTTATAGACAACTCCGGGAAAATAAGAGGCAGAAATCTCAGTTCATCTTCATTAGATGAGCTTCTTTCTAAGTTGTATGAAAATGATAAGGAATTCAGTGAACAGGCATCCAGATTTGCCGCTGCATATATTGAAGCAATAGACTTTGAAGATTCAGTATCTGTGAAAACTTCAATCTCATCACTATTTTCAAATTTATCTTCAGCGAGTGACAAAGAGCTTTACCGTAGTGTATTTTCATATATTTATGAGGAGCTCCTCTACTCTCAGAGTGAGAAACGGAGAGAGGCCTCTGTTATTGTTGCTGAGGATTTCATAATTCCCTATCCTGATTTCTGGATTAATAAAGAGTATCCGGCAATATGGGTACCATCAATGGTAAAACGGACTAAAATGAACCAGGTTGGCTCCCTCTTTCCTGAACATACAATGTTAAATACATCAGGAAAGAGAATAACACTTGGCAAAAAATGCTCAAAATTTACACTCATTTATTTCACAGACCAACACTGCGCCACATGTAAAACATATACAGAAATATTAAAGCGAGAGTATAAAAACCTCAGAAAAAAAGGGGTAAAAATTATTGCAGTTAATACAATGGGGACACCTGCCTCCTCCAACCAATACAAAATTTTGGAAAACATAAAATGGCATGTACTCTCTCCTTTAGAAAACGACAACGGCTCAATCTTTCAGCTGTATGAAACAGAGAGTGTCCCCTACACTCTTCTTCTGGACAGAAAAGGACGGATAGTGGCAAAGAATTTTGATTTTGCAACCCTAAAAAATATAATCAAATGA